A portion of the Acidobacteriota bacterium genome contains these proteins:
- a CDS encoding DUF1624 domain-containing protein, translating into MTTGIVQDSSSQRLLFVDIVRAYACVMMVFGHTFNDLLSESIRRTTLFAEWQHFRGLTAPTFLFVSGFAFYVATTRYWDDYLRWSPRLWRRLRRVALLLFIGYMLHLPFSNPLQIFTMPLTATQWLSWMNVDILQCVAANLLSLHILIALLRSRRRFFTYIGIAMPLLFLLSPLIWFLNGQVVSPQLWNFYIGGNFNSYFPMVPWVGFMYGGFLAAHWHQSRFRARDDWHGSFFLAGLAVLAIGLPIYWLFLRLPPELKFGTLAAHSLWLRLGCVMLIFTGISALARKVRSVPWIIRLVGSETLTIYWLHLLIIYGSAWNIGLVRRFGQSLSLLEAFAVFVPMFLTLVLLVVVKDKALHWWRARRPSPAAAD; encoded by the coding sequence GTGACCACCGGCATTGTTCAGGATTCCTCCAGCCAGCGTCTGCTCTTCGTGGACATCGTCCGGGCCTATGCCTGCGTGATGATGGTGTTCGGCCACACGTTCAACGATCTGCTGAGCGAGTCCATCCGTCGCACCACCCTGTTCGCCGAATGGCAGCATTTCCGCGGCCTGACTGCGCCGACGTTCCTGTTTGTGAGCGGGTTCGCCTTCTACGTGGCCACCACCCGCTACTGGGACGACTACCTGCGCTGGTCGCCGCGCCTCTGGCGGCGCCTCCGCCGCGTGGCGCTGCTCCTGTTCATCGGCTACATGCTCCACCTGCCGTTCAGCAACCCGCTACAGATTTTCACGATGCCGCTGACCGCCACCCAGTGGCTCTCCTGGATGAACGTGGATATCCTGCAATGCGTCGCCGCCAACCTGCTGAGTCTGCACATCCTCATCGCCCTGCTCCGCAGCCGCCGGCGGTTCTTCACCTACATCGGGATTGCCATGCCGCTCCTCTTCCTGCTCAGCCCGCTGATCTGGTTCCTCAACGGCCAGGTGGTGTCACCGCAGTTGTGGAACTTCTACATCGGCGGTAATTTCAACTCGTACTTTCCCATGGTGCCGTGGGTGGGCTTCATGTACGGCGGCTTCCTGGCCGCCCACTGGCACCAGTCCCGCTTCAGGGCGCGCGACGACTGGCACGGTTCCTTCTTCCTGGCGGGGCTCGCCGTGCTGGCGATCGGGCTGCCGATTTACTGGCTGTTCCTCAGGCTGCCGCCCGAGCTGAAGTTCGGGACGCTGGCCGCCCACAGCCTGTGGCTCCGGCTGGGCTGCGTCATGCTCATCTTCACCGGCATCTCGGCGCTGGCACGCAAGGTCCGGTCGGTCCCCTGGATCATCCGGCTGGTGGGCTCGGAAACGCTGACGATCTACTGGCTGCACCTGCTCATCATCTACGGCTCGGCGTGGAATATCGGGCTGGTGCGCCGGTTCGGGCAATCCCTCAGCCTGTTGGAGGCGTTTGCTGTCTTCGTGCCCATGTTTCTGACGCTGGTGCTGCTGGTCGTGGTCAAGGACAAGGCACTGCACTGGTGGCGCGCCCGCCGGCCATCACCCGCGGCCGCCGACTGA
- a CDS encoding GTP cyclohydrolase I FolE2 yields the protein MIDVQRMRDHRKLDIKKVGVKGVTYPIIVLDRARETQSTVAAINMYVDLPHHFKGTHMSRFIEILNEYRGEMTVHKMPELLQAMRDRLEAETAHIEIEFPYFIEKEAPASRARSLMDYQCFFLGTLGAELDFILGVRVPLTSLCPCSKEISRYGAHNQRSLVTVQVRSRDFIWLEELIGLVESCGSSELYALLKREDEKHVTERAYENPVFVEDLVRNVALKLREDPRIAWFTVEAENFESIHNHSAYAFIEMDKEHDGDIAL from the coding sequence ATGATTGATGTGCAGCGGATGCGCGATCACCGCAAACTCGATATCAAGAAGGTCGGGGTCAAGGGAGTGACCTACCCCATCATCGTTTTGGACCGCGCTCGGGAAACCCAGTCGACGGTGGCCGCCATCAACATGTACGTGGACCTGCCTCACCACTTCAAGGGCACCCACATGTCGCGGTTCATCGAGATCCTCAACGAATACCGCGGCGAGATGACCGTGCACAAGATGCCCGAGCTGCTGCAAGCGATGCGCGACCGTCTTGAGGCCGAGACCGCCCACATCGAAATCGAGTTCCCTTACTTCATCGAGAAGGAGGCGCCGGCCAGTCGGGCCCGCTCGCTGATGGACTACCAGTGCTTCTTTCTCGGCACGCTGGGCGCCGAGCTGGATTTCATCCTGGGCGTGCGGGTGCCCCTGACCAGCCTGTGCCCATGCTCCAAGGAAATCAGCCGCTACGGCGCCCACAACCAGCGCTCGCTGGTCACCGTGCAGGTGCGGAGCCGCGATTTCATCTGGCTGGAGGAGCTGATCGGACTCGTGGAATCCTGCGGCAGCTCCGAACTCTATGCCTTGCTCAAGCGCGAGGACGAGAAGCACGTCACCGAGCGCGCCTACGAGAACCCGGTGTTCGTCGAAGACCTGGTCCGCAACGTCGCCCTCAAACTGCGCGAAGACCCGCGGATCGCCTGGTTCACGGTGGAAGCCGAGAACTTCGAGAGCATCCACAACCATTCCGCATACGCCTTCATCGAGATGGACAAAGAGCACGACGGTGACATCGCCCTTTAA
- the rnhA gene encoding ribonuclease HI produces MTSPFKHAVTIYTDGACSGNPGPGGWAAVLQSGEHRKEISGAARHTTNNIMELTAAIQALRQLRAPSRVTLFSDSRYLVQGMTEWLPNWIRKGWRRPGGTVANRTLWEELHRLAGRHAVMWRWIPAHHDDPVASHPENARCDELARAAIAAMEREEGGGATTEIPDDPS; encoded by the coding sequence GTGACATCGCCCTTTAAGCACGCGGTCACGATCTACACCGACGGCGCCTGCAGCGGCAACCCCGGGCCGGGTGGCTGGGCGGCCGTGCTCCAGTCCGGCGAGCATCGCAAGGAGATCAGCGGCGCCGCGCGCCACACCACGAACAACATCATGGAGCTGACCGCCGCCATTCAGGCGCTCCGGCAGCTTCGCGCCCCCAGCCGGGTCACGCTGTTCTCCGACAGCCGCTACCTCGTGCAGGGGATGACCGAGTGGCTGCCCAACTGGATTCGGAAGGGGTGGCGCCGGCCGGGCGGTACCGTGGCCAACCGCACGCTCTGGGAGGAACTGCATCGTCTGGCCGGCCGCCATGCGGTGATGTGGCGCTGGATCCCGGCCCACCATGACGATCCGGTCGCCTCCCATCCGGAGAATGCCCGCTGCGACGAACTGGCCCGCGCCGCGATCGCGGCCATGGAGAGAGAGGAAGGGGGTGGGGCGACGACGGAAATTCCGGACGATCCGAGCTGA
- a CDS encoding zinc metallopeptidase — MFGIDPLYWMLMLPVMLLSFFASFRVKSAFKKYSQVRTAFGITGAQAARQILDRNGLGHVEVVETHGFLSDHYDPTKKVVRLSPEVYRSPSLASVGIAAHETGHAVQHAKSYAPLMLRNMMVPVASIGSNFAWIAIMAGFVIGLMGLVKIGILLFSAVVVFQLLTLPVEFNASAKAKEMLTGYGLVSTGELAGVNKVLSAAAMTYVAAAASAIVTLLYFLLRAGLIGGRDD, encoded by the coding sequence ATGTTCGGAATCGATCCCCTGTACTGGATGCTCATGCTCCCCGTGATGCTGCTGTCGTTCTTCGCCAGCTTCCGGGTCAAGAGCGCTTTCAAGAAATATTCGCAGGTCCGGACAGCCTTCGGGATCACCGGCGCCCAGGCTGCCCGTCAGATCCTGGACCGCAACGGTCTGGGTCACGTCGAGGTGGTGGAGACCCACGGCTTCCTTTCGGACCACTACGATCCGACGAAGAAGGTGGTCCGGCTCTCGCCCGAGGTGTACCGCAGCCCGTCGCTGGCCTCCGTCGGCATCGCCGCCCACGAAACCGGCCACGCCGTGCAGCATGCCAAGTCGTACGCGCCCCTCATGCTTCGGAACATGATGGTCCCCGTCGCCTCGATCGGCTCCAACTTCGCCTGGATCGCCATCATGGCGGGATTCGTCATCGGCCTGATGGGCCTGGTCAAGATCGGCATCCTGCTCTTCAGCGCCGTGGTGGTCTTCCAGCTCCTGACCCTGCCGGTGGAGTTCAACGCGTCCGCCAAGGCCAAGGAGATGCTCACCGGCTACGGGCTGGTCTCTACCGGCGAGCTGGCGGGCGTGAACAAGGTGCTCTCCGCGGCGGCCATGACCTACGTCGCGGCGGCCGCATCAGCCATCGTGACGCTGCTCTACTTCCTCCTGCGGGCCGGCCTCATCGGCGGCCGCGATGACTAG
- a CDS encoding PIN domain nuclease: MDIWFIRVIFCCLLVYASFALRPFGSNLPANLIAGGVLALAIILFEIRIRRLSLRTLIGALIGSITGIIGATLISLVLSRMTAIPASAGTFLQVLIIMLMAYVGLIVGADKGNLLNAKVFEGLFTADRSPLVCPKIIDTSVIIDGRIADICETGFLDGVLVLPQFVLHELQMIADSSDSIKRNRGRRGLDILQRIQKTVGVNVQIVEKDFPEVKEVDLKLIELAREMEGKIITNDFNLNKVAQLRGVSVLNINELANALKPVVLPGETMKVFILKEGKEENQGVAYLDDGTMVVVDEARSLISRNVEIVVTSLLQTTAGKMIFGKIGRVLSPTAAEQKNGKSR; encoded by the coding sequence ATGGATATCTGGTTCATCCGCGTCATCTTCTGCTGTCTGCTCGTCTATGCCTCCTTCGCCCTCCGGCCGTTCGGGAGCAACCTGCCCGCCAATCTGATCGCGGGGGGCGTGCTGGCGCTGGCCATCATCCTGTTCGAGATCCGGATCCGCCGGCTGAGTCTCCGGACGCTGATCGGCGCGCTGATCGGCTCCATCACCGGCATCATCGGCGCGACGCTCATCTCGCTGGTGCTCAGCCGGATGACCGCCATCCCCGCCTCGGCCGGCACCTTCCTCCAGGTGCTGATCATCATGCTCATGGCCTATGTGGGCCTCATTGTGGGCGCCGACAAGGGCAATCTCCTGAACGCGAAAGTGTTTGAGGGGCTGTTCACCGCCGACAGGTCGCCGCTGGTCTGCCCCAAGATCATCGACACTTCGGTGATCATCGACGGCCGCATCGCCGACATCTGCGAGACCGGCTTCCTCGACGGCGTGCTGGTGCTGCCGCAGTTTGTCCTGCACGAGCTGCAGATGATCGCCGATTCATCGGACTCCATCAAGCGCAACCGCGGCCGCCGCGGGTTGGATATCCTGCAGCGCATTCAGAAGACGGTGGGGGTCAACGTACAGATCGTCGAGAAGGACTTTCCCGAAGTAAAGGAAGTGGACCTCAAGCTCATCGAGCTGGCCCGCGAGATGGAGGGGAAGATCATTACCAACGACTTCAACCTGAACAAGGTGGCCCAGCTGCGGGGCGTCAGCGTGCTGAACATCAACGAGCTGGCCAACGCCCTCAAGCCGGTGGTTCTGCCCGGCGAGACCATGAAGGTGTTCATCCTGAAGGAAGGGAAGGAAGAAAACCAGGGGGTGGCCTACCTGGACGACGGCACGATGGTGGTGGTGGACGAGGCGCGGTCCCTGATCAGCCGCAACGTGGAGATCGTGGTGACCAGCCTGCTCCAGACCACCGCCGGCAAGATGATCTTCGGCAAGATCGGCCGGGTGCTGAGCCCGACCGCCGCGGAGCAGAAAAATGGCAAATCCCGTTGA
- a CDS encoding 2-C-methyl-D-erythritol 2,4-cyclodiphosphate synthase: MANPVDGAGPAAAPGELRIGTGMDVHRLVPGRPLWLGCVQIDHPAGLEGHSDADPLAHAITDAILGALGQRDIGCHYPPGEARWRGYPGIRFLEDMRDLLARWSWAIVNVDGVIVAERPKLAPHIPRMTGRVAEGLGVDPARVGIKAKTFEGLGFTGREEGIMAQAVILLQKIR, from the coding sequence ATGGCAAATCCCGTTGACGGCGCCGGCCCGGCCGCCGCGCCGGGCGAACTCCGGATCGGCACCGGCATGGACGTGCACCGCCTGGTCCCGGGCCGCCCCCTCTGGCTGGGCTGCGTCCAGATCGACCACCCCGCGGGGCTCGAGGGGCACTCCGACGCCGACCCGCTGGCCCACGCGATCACCGACGCCATCCTGGGCGCGCTGGGGCAGCGGGATATCGGCTGCCACTACCCGCCCGGCGAGGCGCGATGGCGCGGCTATCCGGGCATCCGGTTCCTCGAGGACATGCGCGATCTGCTGGCCCGGTGGAGCTGGGCCATCGTCAACGTGGACGGCGTCATTGTGGCCGAACGCCCGAAACTCGCCCCGCACATCCCCCGTATGACGGGGCGTGTGGCCGAGGGCCTCGGCGTGGACCCCGCCCGGGTGGGCATCAAGGCCAAGACGTTCGAGGGGCTCGGCTTCACCGGCCGTGAGGAAGGGATCATGGCGCAGGCCGTGATCCTGCTGCAGAAGATCCGCTGA
- a CDS encoding aminopeptidase P family protein, whose amino-acid sequence MPTLREQAALRQEWLRLRLERNLPAVMRRAGVPMWLVVASEYNEDPVFFSLVAPTELSAHRRSILVFCDRGEAGVERRVIGGSASGGLYQPYRDPELAKQAPRERLSWALLRRLVEERQPAAIAVNISTGTALADGLSAGDRELLEAALGPSWAARLVRNDNLAVEYLSLRLPEMLPFYRTLMGVAHHLIGRAFSAEVITPGRTTTTDVVWWLRQEAARLGCGVWFHPTVDVQRRGMGGGFKPPDDTETVIETGDVIHVDLGLTAAGLATDTQHMGYVLRPDETDAPPGLKRALAAGNRLQDIVMAELRPGRTGNEALTAALAAMRAEGIMGAVYSHPVGDHGHGAGPVVGLWDRQEVIPVRGDRMILADTWWSVELYAAAAVPEWDGQEVRMMLEEDASLSAAEIEWVRPRQEKFHLVGKR is encoded by the coding sequence ATGCCGACGCTCCGCGAGCAGGCGGCCCTCCGCCAGGAGTGGTTGCGGCTCCGCCTGGAACGGAACCTGCCGGCGGTCATGCGCCGAGCGGGCGTGCCCATGTGGCTCGTGGTCGCCAGCGAGTACAACGAGGACCCGGTGTTCTTCTCGCTGGTGGCGCCCACCGAGCTGTCGGCGCACCGGCGTTCCATCCTCGTCTTCTGCGACCGCGGTGAGGCCGGTGTGGAGCGGCGGGTGATCGGCGGCAGCGCCAGCGGCGGACTGTACCAGCCGTACCGCGATCCGGAACTGGCCAAACAGGCGCCCCGCGAACGGCTCTCCTGGGCACTCCTACGGCGGCTGGTGGAGGAACGGCAGCCGGCGGCCATCGCGGTGAACATCTCCACGGGCACGGCGCTGGCGGACGGCCTGTCCGCCGGCGACCGCGAGCTGCTCGAGGCAGCGCTCGGGCCGTCCTGGGCTGCCCGCCTGGTCCGGAACGACAACCTGGCGGTGGAGTACCTCTCCCTGCGCCTGCCAGAGATGCTCCCCTTCTACCGGACGCTGATGGGTGTCGCGCACCACCTGATCGGGCGGGCCTTCTCGGCTGAGGTGATCACGCCCGGTCGGACCACCACCACCGACGTGGTGTGGTGGCTGCGGCAAGAAGCGGCCCGCCTCGGCTGCGGTGTCTGGTTCCACCCCACGGTGGACGTGCAGCGGCGCGGAATGGGCGGCGGATTCAAGCCCCCCGACGACACGGAGACCGTCATCGAGACGGGCGACGTGATCCATGTGGACCTGGGCCTCACCGCCGCGGGGCTGGCCACCGACACCCAGCACATGGGCTACGTGCTGCGGCCGGACGAGACAGACGCGCCGCCGGGTTTGAAACGGGCGCTGGCGGCGGGCAACCGGCTCCAGGACATCGTCATGGCCGAGCTGCGTCCGGGCCGCACCGGCAACGAGGCATTGACGGCTGCGCTGGCGGCGATGCGCGCCGAGGGGATCATGGGGGCGGTCTACTCCCATCCCGTGGGCGACCACGGCCACGGCGCGGGGCCGGTGGTGGGCCTGTGGGACCGCCAGGAGGTCATCCCGGTCCGCGGCGACCGGATGATCCTGGCCGACACCTGGTGGTCCGTCGAGCTGTACGCCGCCGCCGCGGTGCCCGAGTGGGACGGCCAGGAGGTGCGGATGATGCTGGAGGAGGACGCCTCTCTGTCCGCCGCGGAGATCGAGTGGGTGCGGCCGCGGCAGGAGAAGTTCCACCTTGTGGGGAAGCGGTGA
- a CDS encoding SDR family oxidoreductase, with amino-acid sequence MAEKILIYGGTGGIGSATARTLKARGYDLHLVGRDRTRLEALAAVLGAGTTAGDVTDTGLFARAAADAGDVLAGLVYAVGTITLRNLSRLTETDFLNDFRINAAGAALAVQAALPALRKGGEPSSVVLFSSVAARQGFSLHASVGMAKAAVAGLTLSLAAELAPQVRVNAIAPSLTRTPLAAGILANEQTATAIANLHPLPRLGDAAEVAALAAFLISPEAGWITGQVIGVDGGRSTLRVRS; translated from the coding sequence ATGGCAGAAAAAATTCTGATCTACGGCGGGACAGGCGGCATCGGCTCCGCGACGGCCCGCACCCTGAAAGCGCGTGGGTACGACTTGCACCTCGTAGGCCGCGACCGCACCCGTCTGGAGGCACTGGCGGCGGTACTCGGCGCCGGCACCACGGCGGGCGATGTCACCGACACCGGGCTCTTCGCCCGGGCAGCGGCCGACGCCGGCGACGTTCTGGCGGGTCTTGTGTACGCCGTGGGCACCATCACGCTGCGCAACCTGTCGCGCCTCACCGAGACCGATTTTCTGAACGATTTCAGAATCAACGCGGCGGGGGCGGCCCTGGCAGTGCAGGCGGCATTGCCGGCGCTCCGCAAAGGCGGCGAACCGTCGTCTGTGGTGCTGTTTTCCAGTGTGGCGGCCCGGCAAGGATTTTCCCTTCATGCCTCAGTGGGCATGGCCAAGGCGGCGGTTGCGGGCCTGACCCTGTCGCTCGCCGCGGAACTGGCGCCTCAGGTCCGCGTCAACGCCATTGCTCCCTCGTTGACCCGGACGCCCCTCGCCGCCGGTATTCTGGCCAACGAGCAGACCGCAACCGCCATCGCCAACCTGCACCCCCTGCCCCGGTTGGGTGACGCCGCGGAGGTCGCCGCCTTGGCCGCATTTCTGATTTCACCGGAAGCCGGCTGGATCACCGGCCAGGTCATCGGCGTCGACGGCGGGCGCTCCACCCTGCGGGTCAGGAGTTGA